ACCAGGAAGCGGACATCGGGGGAATTTGAATTGGATCAAACCGGCACATTGACTACCAAGTCACCTATATCAAGCTCGTCAACCAGAGATAAGCCTAAGGATGACAGATCGGCTCGAAAGCATCGTAGCCTTAATATCTCCACAGTCTCGCCTAGAGAAtccaaaaccaaagaacGACGCAGAGATAGCAGCGGTTTAACAATAACCAGCAGCATCAAGACTGCGCCGTTACCAGGGAAAACACCAGAACGACATATCAGGCAAAGTTCTGCGAGCTCAACTACTTCCAATGCTCCCGAAAGCCATCATTCGCGACGCGTCCACACTACTGACTtttctcatcttcctccatctccctcctcttcgtcaaTTCAACAATTCCTACGCACGACAGCAGGGGCTACCGCATCGCAGCCCTCATCTTTGCATCGTTCTTCAAAGGACAATCTTCAGGCGCATTCATCTCCTAACGTAGCACATGCACTTCTTCGTGGTAATCATGAAGGTTGGAATCTGGATGATGAGGCAACTGCGGAAGCTTTTCGTAAATTGGATGGCATGGTTGGGAAgggtgctcgtgctcgtgccaGTGTTGGTAGCTTCGGGAGGCCCTCCAGTTCGAGTCGTCCAGGAACCCCCGCCAGTAAATCCGGCAGTCAATGGGAAGGTATCAGCACATCCGATTCTGGAAAGTCTAAGCGTGGCAGTGGTAACGTCAAGGATGGTGCATCATCAAAAGACAAAGGTGAATTCAGCTTGCAGGACCTTGTGGAGCCGTCTGTTGCGGCGGTTAGCAGCGACGAACAACCTCAGAGTCAACCACCTCTTGATAAAACACCCAAAAAAGCTAATGCCAGCGCAAGGTTGAGCTTTACACCAAAACGCGGTTCTACTTCCTCCACTACGTATGCGAGTACCCCAAGTTCGCGGGATTCGGCGTCCATGTCGGCAGCCACCAGTGTTACTTCTGTATCAGCCGCTTCAGGACGTCATTCTTCCAATAAAGGCCGAAGAAATAGTGCAAGCAGCGATGTTTCAAGTATTCACTCAACTGACGCTTCACATTCAGCTCTCAATGGGGATTCAACTGAAGTAAAGGTCGTTCCTCCtgttcctcctcttcccaaAGATTTGTCGACCTATCgttctcctccatccacATCTTCGGGCCTCACTTTCCCAGTCTTACCTACAGATGATAAAATCTACACAAGCGAGATTCAGTTACAACCACATCGAAACGCATCCCTTGAAGCTCCCCCATCTTATACCAGTCCCGTCGTTTCTCCTGCTGCATCCTCGTCTACCCGGCGAGAAAGCCAGCACTATTCTTCGACTAACGAAAGTTCTCCTGCTGTTCCCAAGACTCCTTCAAAGAAATGGAGCTTCAGTGCTCTTAATCTCAAGCTCTCTGGTTCTCCGTCAAACCAAAAGACCTCGTCTTTCCCACTGAGTCCTCGCTCGGTTACATTCGGACAGCAAGGTCGCAAATCTTTATCAAAGGAACAGCCaacctcttcgtcgtctgcaagtgcacctTGGTCTCCGAATCACCCCGATGCTATGACGTCTGCAGGTTCACTGACGTCTCTTTCATCTGTCGGATCTGTGAGAACACCTGCTCAGATGCCTTCCCTTTCCAAGACTCCCGACCGCGCGCCTCAGACCAGTCGTCCAGGTACTGGATCAAGTACGCATACTACTTCAGGTCTTACTGCTCCTCCACCTGGTCCTCTTAGTCCATCCTCTTCCATCCGCCGTGGTCAAAACAAGCGTTTGACTCCATCTTCTATACCATTTTTCCGACGATCCTCATCTCAATCTATGCAagttcctcctccaactgGGCCGAATCCATCGTCTTCCCCTCCCGTTCCTGGCCTGTTGTCCGCAAATCAGTCCTACATGAAGCAGAGTACCTCTCCTTCTCAGGATTACAGTTCTATTTCTACCTCGACGCCAGGCGCTGCTCATAAGAAATCCTCTATGCTTAGTTTGGGTCTGCCTTCACTGTTAAAGTCGAGTTCTCGTAGAAGCTTGCATTCAGATGCCAAGGATGCTGCCAAGGAACAACAAAGAGTAAAGGATGCTGCTCGTGAATCGGAGAAGGAAAGAATTAAGCTTGAAAAGGAACgtcaaaaaaaggaagacaAAGATAGAAGTGAAAGTAGGATATCAGTCATTATGAATAGGAAAAGGGGCAAGGTATGTCTGAAAAATTCATCCCCAGATGAACGGGCTATTTACATTCTAAATTTTTAGACTCTATCTTCAGCTGATCCAAGGAAGCCCAAATCACCAGTCAATCTACCTCCGATGCAAATCGCTGCTTTGGAGCCTGTCACCGCGCAAAGAGTTGCGAAGCTCAAGTCCAATGCCATTCCTGTCTCTTCTACCTCCAGTCGAACCTctacctcttcttcatcttcccgATTAACAAATCAAACTGTCAGTTCCATGCAAAAGCAGTCGGACACTTCTCTTCGCAGTCGCAATCAGTTACCGACCATTGCTGGCTCTCCGTCAGTAGGAACGACAGGAACCAGCAGTTCTCAAACGCTGAAGGAGGGTCGAGAGCCTCCATCGACTTTAATGAATTCTACATCTGGCCTCCCCAAAGAAACACCCACCAAGATCCCTCGCATTTCTAGTCGGACATCCGCAGTGGCCTCCCCGCCTTTGAAGAATTCTACTTCCACTCCGGCGGCCAGGAGGGCAAGCAATCTTGCTGTCGCATCCTCGAACAACGCTTCTCCTGTCAGTTTGTCAACGAATGAATTTGGTGTTATCGAGAATGAGGATGGGGCAACACCCAAAGTGCGGCAGAGCACTGTGCGTGCTTCTCCATCTGCTTCCAACGCCTCGATATCTCGCGTTCCTCGTCAGTCCACTATCAGTGGTTCAATCAATGCACCGCAGTCATCTGCTACCACGCCGCGCAAGCCTAATAGAGACTCGATGTCTTTCATTGGACTTCGCAAATCTTCGACGAATTCAGTCGCCTCGCTTTCTGGAACAGGTAATGTAAGCGAGACGTCCACGACCCATCATCGATTTTCTGTTCTTTCCCCTTCAAAGGGACTAAAGCTGTTGGCACCCAAAAGTTCCACCAGGGCATCAACATCAGGGCTTAATCAAAGCATTCATCAGCCGTCGGCCTCGCCTTCTTCGTCTCGGCAATCTCTTTCAACCCCATCTCCAGCTCCCAGTTCGCCAGATGAAGAGGAACTTATTGGCGACGAAGAAATGCTACACTACATAAAGCGACAACATGCTAAAAAGTTGGCAGCGGGTGCTAGTCAGGAAGAACTGGACGAAATGCTTAAATTCCCTGAACCAGTTCCTCCTGGTACTCCATCTTCACCAGCCAGTAAGTTATCACCGTCTCTTCTATGGGTATGTATCCTAACAATAAATAGGTATTCTGAAAAGTTCGCAGGCACAATCTCTTTCAGAATTTGAGCGGAAGGAAATTTTGGATTACCCCTCGGTCTATTGCATTGGCGCTAATAGCAGGAAGAAGCTGGCGGTTCTGGACAACCCCACCAATAATTATGGCTACGACGATGAACGAGGAGATTACCTCGTTGTAAATCATGACCATCTTGCATACCGTTACGAAATTATAGATACCCTCGGAAAAGGTTCCTTTGGTCAGGTTTTGCATTGCAGGGACCACTGCACGGGTGAATCAATGGCTGTCAAGATCATTCGGAACAAAAAACGATTCCATCATCAAGCATTGGTTGAGATTAAGATTCTTGACAACCTTCGCAAATGGGTTAGTCATTTCATTCACGAATTTTAAACAGACACTCATTTATTTCTTAGGATGCGGACGAGAAACATCATGTCATCAAGATGACGGAACATTTTTACTTCCGAAATCACCTGTGCATTGCCATGGAATTGCTTAGTATCAATTTGTATGAGTTGATCAAGGCAAATGGCTTCGTAGGGTTCACTACTGCTCTTATCCGTCGATTCACAAGTCAGATGTTACTTTCTCTATCTTTAATGCGACATCATCGCATTGTTCATTGCGATCTTAAACCAGAGGTAATTTCATCTCATCATGTTTCAATGTTTCACTCGACGAATCTTTCTCTAGAACGTCCTCCTTCGTCATCCAGCCAAGAGTGGGATCAAAGTGATTGATTTTGGGAGTAGTTGTTTCGAGCATGAAAAAAGTAAGTTTACTTATAATTATATTCTCTTTCCAGTATACTCATTCTACTGTTAGTATATACATACATCCAAAGTCGCTTCTATCGCTCACCTGAAGTCATCCTTGGAATGAATTATCATATGGCCATCGATATGTGGAGTTTGGGATGCATACTAGCTGAGCTCTATACGGGATTTCCTATATTCCCCGGGGAGAACGAGCAGGAGCAATTGGCATGCATCATGGAAGTGCTCGGGGTTCCAGATAAGGAATTTATTAACCGTAGTTCACGCCGGAAACTTTTTTTCGGTGAGGATCTGATGTTTGACACCTGTTCATAATGCTAACCAACGATAGATACCAATGGAGCCCCTCGAATTGTCCAAAATTCAAAAGGTCGGAAGCGTAAGCCAGGAACGAAAACATTGGCATCAGTTTTAAGGTGCAATGACGAAGAATTCGTTGATTTTGTTGCCAAATGCCTCATTTGGGACCCGGAGAGGCGAATGAAACCTCAGACTGCTATGCGCCACCCCTTCATTCTAGCAGGACGGAAACCAAAACCTGTAACGACTACAACCAGACCTTCTGCGTCTTCCTCTAATTTAAGTACCCGGGGAAAATCCACAGTTACGGAAACCCCAAAGAAGTCTCTCATCAGTGCCCCAACCCCTCTTACCGCTCGAACAACCAGAACAACCACTACTAATGGCGGACCAACAACTCCAAGTAATTCTCATTCTCAGGCTGTAGGATCGAGTTCGTTGCAGACGTCAAGGTCATATCGTACTTCTCAGTCTCACAGTCTATCTGGCTTCCATTCTAGTCGGACTCTGACTGGTTACGCAGTAAGTTTTCTATGAGAGTTATATGTTTCTGTCATACTTACTCGAGGGAACACGTAGTCCAGCTCGACAAACAAGTAACAGCATGACTGCCTTCCTGGTTCCCCTTTGTTGATTGTTGTAGTTCTTGTTGCTGtatttcatttccttctccttcacgCAATCTCGTTTTTCTGCATGGTGTTCAATTTACATATAATTCGCATTACTTATTAAACAACAACGTTGTGCAGTGGATATACCTTTCGTTTCAAATATAAAGGGTG
This Psilocybe cubensis strain MGC-MH-2018 chromosome 3, whole genome shotgun sequence DNA region includes the following protein-coding sequences:
- a CDS encoding Dual specificity tyrosine-phosphorylation-regulated kinase 4, which produces MSAPPSPRIGHSPKRNSSTKKRDRPEALEIPGEDRKAVSDGEIRYEREYLVPEDKNTEEVIYNSAFSEGTSLIVAQRQQFTLNVTIPDGTPMEREQTLSRPTSSTSSLDPYYFGIQSESESPSAPLPSANTYLTATTPDHQRPIEPTTPARNPAAIDRRGLVGVGELATPRWAREGSTDRDDTVLDAEAEGYDVVPNDGEEEDHPDSPWTIEAIDGESSEREEVSNLQPHLQPPPRTLRTRPSIADESGGEEILYPRNIHSSVQAKEDIGSTLADDTPKFSHPPEYSSPDVNTVGLSPPSAFNPSARKTRKRTSGEFELDQTGTLTTKSPISSSSTRDKPKDDRSARKHRSLNISTVSPRESKTKERRRDSSGLTITSSIKTAPLPGKTPERHIRQSSASSTTSNAPESHHSRRVHTTDFSHLPPSPSSSSIQQFLRTTAGATASQPSSLHRSSKDNLQAHSSPNVAHALLRGNHEGWNLDDEATAEAFRKLDGMVGKGARARASVGSFGRPSSSSRPGTPASKSGSQWEGISTSDSGKSKRGSGNVKDGASSKDKGEFSLQDLVEPSVAAVSSDEQPQSQPPLDKTPKKANASARLSFTPKRGSTSSTTYASTPSSRDSASMSAATSVTSVSAASGRHSSNKGRRNSASSDVSSIHSTDASHSALNGDSTEVKVVPPVPPLPKDLSTYRSPPSTSSGLTFPVLPTDDKIYTSEIQLQPHRNASLEAPPSYTSPVVSPAASSSTRRESQHYSSTNESSPAVPKTPSKKWSFSALNLKLSGSPSNQKTSSFPLSPRSVTFGQQGRKSLSKEQPTSSSSASAPWSPNHPDAMTSAGSLTSLSSVGSVRTPAQMPSLSKTPDRAPQTSRPGTGSSTHTTSGLTAPPPGPLSPSSSIRRGQNKRLTPSSIPFFRRSSSQSMQVPPPTGPNPSSSPPVPGLLSANQSYMKQSTSPSQDYSSISTSTPGAAHKKSSMLSLGLPSLLKSSSRRSLHSDAKDAAKEQQRVKDAARESEKERIKLEKERQKKEDKDRSESRISVIMNRKRGKTLSSADPRKPKSPVNLPPMQIAALEPVTAQRVAKLKSNAIPVSSTSSRTSTSSSSSRLTNQTVSSMQKQSDTSLRSRNQLPTIAGSPSVGTTGTSSSQTLKEGREPPSTLMNSTSGLPKETPTKIPRISSRTSAVASPPLKNSTSTPAARRASNLAVASSNNASPVSLSTNEFGVIENEDGATPKVRQSTVRASPSASNASISRVPRQSTISGSINAPQSSATTPRKPNRDSMSFIGLRKSSTNSVASLSGTGNGLKLLAPKSSTRASTSGLNQSIHQPSASPSSSRQSLSTPSPAPSSPDEEELIGDEEMLHYIKRQHAKKLAAGASQEELDEMLKFPEPVPPGTPSSPASILKSSQAQSLSEFERKEILDYPSVYCIGANSRKKLAVLDNPTNNYGYDDERGDYLVVNHDHLAYRYEIIDTLGKGSFGQVLHCRDHCTGESMAVKIIRNKKRFHHQALVEIKILDNLRKWDADEKHHVIKMTEHFYFRNHLCIAMELLSINLYELIKANGFVGFTTALIRRFTSQMLLSLSLMRHHRIVHCDLKPENVLLRHPAKSGIKVIDFGSSCFEHEKIYTYIQSRFYRSPEVILGMNYHMAIDMWSLGCILAELYTGFPIFPGENEQEQLACIMEVLGVPDKEFINRSSRRKLFFDTNGAPRIVQNSKGRKRKPGTKTLASVLRCNDEEFVDFVAKCLIWDPERRMKPQTAMRHPFILAGRKPKPVTTTTRPSASSSNLSTRGKSTVTETPKKSLISAPTPLTARTTRTTTTNGGPTTPIQLDKQVTA